The Actinocatenispora sera genome has a window encoding:
- a CDS encoding MazG family protein, translating to MGRPARIVLLHTSPRLPAGLLTARAWRLLADATVYAGAETPQAAAIRAAGTDVTVLAGPASAQADALLAADADTVVWLAGADGDGPLGQALAERLVARSDEGPVLEAEYGSFDPPGARLLDVVAVMDRLRTSCPWDREQTHASLAPYLLEEAYETIDAIDSGERAHLREELGDVLFQVAFHSRVAAESTAADRFDVDDVAGELVEKLVRRHPHVFGDVSVSGADEVVANWDEIKRAEKARDSSVDGVPLAQPALQLAAKLQSRAERAGVEAVLPPAADPDGELGTQLFELVRRSRAAGLDAEAALRRAALRYAAAVRAAEAEPATAAPPVDTEPAAAAPAVEAESAADTESAADTESAADTESAADTESAADTEPAADTAGTTEAGAADARHAP from the coding sequence ATGGGGCGGCCGGCGCGCATCGTGCTGCTGCACACCTCGCCGCGGCTGCCGGCCGGGCTGCTGACCGCCCGCGCCTGGCGGCTGCTCGCCGACGCCACCGTCTATGCCGGCGCCGAGACGCCGCAGGCCGCGGCGATCCGCGCCGCCGGTACCGACGTGACGGTGCTGGCGGGTCCGGCGTCGGCGCAGGCCGACGCGCTGCTCGCGGCGGACGCCGACACCGTGGTCTGGCTCGCCGGTGCGGACGGCGACGGCCCGCTCGGCCAGGCGCTCGCCGAACGGCTGGTCGCACGCTCGGACGAGGGGCCGGTGCTGGAGGCCGAGTACGGCTCGTTCGACCCGCCCGGCGCGCGGCTGCTCGACGTGGTCGCGGTGATGGACCGGCTGCGTACCAGCTGCCCGTGGGACCGCGAGCAGACGCACGCGTCGCTCGCGCCGTACCTGCTCGAAGAGGCGTACGAGACGATCGACGCGATCGACTCCGGCGAGCGGGCGCACCTGCGCGAGGAGCTCGGCGACGTGCTGTTCCAGGTCGCCTTCCACAGCCGGGTCGCGGCCGAGTCGACCGCCGCGGACCGGTTCGACGTCGACGACGTGGCTGGTGAACTGGTCGAGAAGCTGGTCCGCCGGCACCCGCACGTGTTCGGCGACGTATCGGTCAGCGGTGCCGACGAGGTCGTGGCGAACTGGGACGAGATCAAGCGCGCCGAGAAGGCCCGTGACTCGTCCGTCGACGGGGTACCGCTCGCCCAGCCGGCGTTGCAGCTCGCCGCGAAGCTGCAGTCCCGGGCCGAGCGCGCCGGCGTCGAGGCGGTGTTGCCACCGGCCGCCGACCCCGACGGTGAGCTGGGCACCCAGCTGTTCGAGCTGGTCCGCCGCTCCCGCGCGGCCGGCCTGGACGCCGAGGCCGCCCTGCGCCGCGCCGCCCTCCGCTACGCCGCCGCGGTCCGCGCCGCCGAGGCCGAGCCCGCGACCGCCGCGCCCCCCGTCGACACCGAACCCGCCGCCGCAGCACCCGCCGTCGAGGCCGAGTCCGCCGCCGACACCGAGTCCGCCGCCGACACCGAGTCCGCCGCCGACACCGAGTCCGCCGCCGACACCGAGTCCGCCGCTGACACCGAGCCCGCCGCCGACACCGCCGGTACCACCGAAGCGGGAGCCGCGGACGCACGACACGCACCCTGA
- a CDS encoding helix-turn-helix domain-containing protein, protein MRDIPLHSSIAIGLILVTEGVAELTDEAGHTVELRPGGPNAAVLPPGESHAKPMRPEGSPDDTTAVLAVLDPERPEGQRLMARVGTGRHRPQAWVEAAAPATKLVRTPAPDDPAGAALVAEVVRELAASETGPAPSVHPAVRRAAELIPARLATGVELQDLAAEVGLSASRLGHLFAVELGLPYRAYVRWSRLQQVVQVLREGATLTAAAHAAGFTDSAHMNRVCRSVFGVNPSQLVSNLTWV, encoded by the coding sequence GTGAGGGATATTCCGCTGCACTCGTCGATCGCGATCGGCCTGATCCTCGTCACCGAGGGTGTGGCCGAACTTACCGACGAGGCCGGTCACACCGTCGAGCTGCGGCCCGGCGGGCCGAACGCGGCGGTGCTGCCGCCCGGCGAGTCGCACGCCAAGCCGATGCGACCGGAGGGCTCCCCCGACGACACCACGGCGGTCCTCGCCGTGCTCGATCCGGAGCGGCCGGAGGGCCAGCGGCTGATGGCCCGGGTCGGTACCGGCCGGCACCGGCCGCAGGCCTGGGTGGAAGCGGCGGCGCCGGCGACGAAGCTGGTCCGGACGCCGGCCCCGGACGACCCGGCCGGCGCGGCACTGGTCGCCGAGGTGGTCCGGGAGCTGGCGGCGTCCGAGACGGGGCCGGCGCCGAGCGTGCACCCGGCGGTACGGCGGGCCGCGGAGCTGATCCCGGCCCGGCTGGCCACCGGGGTGGAACTGCAGGACCTGGCCGCGGAGGTGGGGTTGTCGGCGAGCCGGCTCGGGCACCTGTTCGCGGTCGAGCTGGGCCTGCCGTACCGGGCGTACGTGCGGTGGTCCCGGCTGCAGCAGGTGGTGCAGGTGCTGCGCGAGGGCGCGACGCTCACCGCCGCCGCGCACGCCGCCGGCTTCACCGACTCGGCGCACATGAACCGGGTCTGCCGCAGCGTGTTCGGCGTCAACCCGTCCCAGCTGGTCAGCAACCTCACCTGGGTCTGA
- a CDS encoding MMPL family transporter, translating to MVLSRLGEVLARHRVTVLVVAVLAAALAGAFGGGVADKLSGGGFTDAQSESARVSAALADDFHAGEANLIVLVRGDGRPEAPAVAEPATRLARWARHADGVDAMQSYWTSGHPASLRSSDGTQALITLRLAGDEDTYMKAAQRLTPQLTEHAGGLHLQFAGTAQVYSELNKQTQHDLKISEAIATPVTAALLILVFGSVVAAVLPLLIGGLSIVTTMLVLDLLTNVTSVSTYALNLTTALGLGLAIDYSLFILTRFREELAERGGKGDRATVRAAISATMHTAGRTVLFSAVTVALAMAALAVFPLDFLRSFAYGGVSVVVLAAAGALLVLPALLALLGTRVNRLDVLARWRRSRDRGRAAGDPGFWHALAVRVMRRPVPFGLGVIVILAVLGSPFWHISFGLVDDRQLPASAAVQQASQHLRDDFDSSADRSVQVVTRDVATAALPGYAARLSTLDNVARVDTATGRYVHGHRVAPPTAANARYRSGDDAWLTVVGTGGAQSDAAQQLVADVRAAHSPGHDTLVGGKAAYQYDSTHALMSRLPAAGAIIAIATLVLLFLFTGSVVLPIKAIVLNILSLTATFGAMVFVFQDGHLGALVGHPIATGYLDMTVPVLMFCIAFGLSMDYEVFLLSRIREQYLRTGDNTAAVGTGLQRTGRLITAAALLIALVLVAFGTSQVAMLKMLGIGLALAVLVDATLVRGVLVPAFMRLLGSANWWAPQPLRWLHERIGLAESEAAPAPAAEREPVPVP from the coding sequence ATGGTGCTTTCCAGGTTGGGTGAGGTACTTGCCCGGCACCGGGTGACGGTGCTGGTGGTGGCGGTACTGGCGGCGGCGCTGGCCGGCGCGTTCGGCGGCGGCGTGGCCGACAAGCTGTCCGGCGGCGGTTTCACCGACGCGCAGTCGGAGTCGGCCCGGGTGTCGGCCGCGCTCGCGGACGACTTCCACGCCGGCGAGGCGAACTTGATCGTGCTGGTCCGCGGCGACGGCCGGCCGGAGGCGCCGGCGGTGGCGGAGCCGGCGACCCGGCTGGCCCGCTGGGCACGGCACGCCGACGGTGTCGACGCGATGCAGTCGTACTGGACGTCCGGGCATCCGGCGAGCCTGCGGTCGTCCGACGGTACCCAGGCGCTGATCACGTTGCGGCTGGCCGGCGACGAGGACACGTACATGAAGGCGGCGCAGCGGTTGACGCCGCAGCTGACCGAGCACGCGGGCGGCCTGCACCTGCAGTTCGCCGGTACGGCACAGGTCTACTCGGAGCTGAACAAGCAGACGCAACACGACCTGAAGATCTCCGAGGCCATCGCCACGCCGGTCACCGCGGCACTGCTGATCCTGGTGTTCGGCAGCGTGGTGGCGGCGGTGCTGCCGCTGCTGATCGGCGGGCTGTCGATCGTGACGACGATGCTGGTGCTGGACCTGCTGACGAACGTCACGTCGGTGTCGACGTACGCGCTGAACCTGACCACGGCGCTCGGGCTGGGCCTGGCGATCGACTACAGCCTGTTCATCCTCACCCGGTTCCGCGAGGAGCTGGCGGAACGCGGCGGGAAGGGCGACCGGGCCACCGTGCGGGCAGCGATCTCGGCGACGATGCACACCGCCGGCCGCACCGTACTGTTCTCCGCGGTCACCGTGGCGCTGGCGATGGCGGCGCTCGCGGTGTTCCCGCTGGACTTCCTGCGCTCGTTCGCGTACGGCGGGGTCTCGGTGGTGGTGCTCGCCGCGGCCGGCGCGCTGCTGGTGCTGCCGGCGCTGCTCGCGCTGCTCGGTACCCGGGTGAACCGGCTGGACGTGCTCGCCCGCTGGCGCCGCTCGCGCGACCGCGGCCGGGCGGCGGGGGACCCCGGGTTCTGGCACGCGCTGGCGGTACGGGTGATGCGCCGGCCGGTGCCGTTCGGGCTCGGCGTGATCGTGATCCTCGCGGTGCTGGGCAGCCCGTTCTGGCACATCTCGTTCGGGCTGGTGGACGACCGGCAGCTGCCGGCCAGCGCCGCGGTGCAGCAGGCGTCGCAGCACCTGCGGGACGACTTCGACAGTTCCGCCGACCGATCGGTGCAGGTGGTGACGCGGGACGTGGCGACCGCCGCGCTGCCCGGCTACGCCGCCCGGCTGTCCACTTTGGACAACGTGGCCCGGGTGGACACCGCCACCGGCCGGTACGTGCATGGGCACCGGGTCGCGCCGCCGACCGCGGCGAACGCGCGGTACCGCAGCGGCGACGACGCGTGGCTGACCGTCGTCGGTACCGGCGGCGCGCAGAGCGACGCAGCCCAGCAGTTGGTCGCAGACGTGCGCGCCGCGCACTCCCCCGGGCACGACACACTCGTCGGTGGGAAGGCCGCCTACCAGTACGACAGCACGCACGCGCTGATGTCCCGGCTGCCCGCGGCCGGCGCCATCATCGCGATCGCCACGCTGGTACTGCTGTTCCTGTTCACCGGCAGCGTCGTGTTGCCGATCAAGGCGATCGTGCTGAACATCCTGAGCCTGACCGCGACGTTCGGCGCGATGGTGTTCGTGTTCCAGGACGGGCATCTCGGCGCGCTGGTCGGGCATCCGATCGCGACCGGCTACCTGGACATGACGGTCCCGGTGCTGATGTTCTGCATCGCGTTCGGGCTGTCCATGGACTACGAGGTGTTCCTGCTGTCCCGGATCCGCGAGCAGTACCTGCGCACCGGCGACAACACCGCCGCCGTCGGTACCGGGCTGCAACGCACCGGCCGGCTGATCACCGCGGCCGCGCTGCTGATCGCGCTGGTCCTGGTCGCGTTCGGTACCTCGCAGGTGGCGATGCTGAAGATGCTCGGCATCGGACTCGCGCTCGCCGTACTGGTGGATGCCACGCTGGTGCGCGGCGTGCTGGTACCGGCGTTCATGCGGTTGCTCGGCTCGGCCAACTGGTGGGCTCCGCAACCGTTGCGCTGGCTGCACGAACGCATCGGCCTGGCCGAGTCGGAGGCCGCCCCGGCGCCCGCCGCCGAGCGCGAGCCGGTCCCGGTGCCCTGA
- a CDS encoding RNA polymerase sigma factor, translated as MTAGPVDTAAGPADAADEAELVAELRDDPARFAAVYDRYFRVIYRYIAGRLGPQHADDLAAETFLVAYAKRDRFDPARGALRPWLFGIATNIVRHHRRVEARRYQALARVPVEVAAEGPEDRAVDIAAAGRLRPRLARALRSLPTRERDVLLLVTLGGLTYDEVGQSLGIPAGTAGSRLSRARAKLRTAFDQETNHG; from the coding sequence GTGACCGCCGGTCCGGTGGACACGGCCGCGGGGCCGGCGGACGCGGCCGACGAGGCGGAACTCGTCGCGGAGCTGCGGGACGACCCGGCGCGGTTCGCCGCCGTGTACGACAGGTACTTCCGGGTCATCTACCGCTACATCGCCGGCCGGCTGGGGCCGCAGCACGCCGACGACCTCGCCGCCGAGACGTTCCTCGTGGCGTACGCCAAGCGGGATCGGTTCGACCCGGCGCGCGGCGCGCTGCGGCCGTGGCTGTTCGGCATCGCCACGAACATCGTGCGGCATCACCGGCGGGTGGAGGCCCGCCGCTATCAGGCACTGGCCCGAGTGCCTGTCGAGGTTGCCGCCGAGGGGCCGGAGGACCGCGCCGTCGACATCGCCGCGGCCGGGCGGCTACGGCCCCGGCTGGCCCGCGCCTTGCGATCGCTTCCGACTCGCGAGCGTGACGTGCTGCTGCTCGTGACTCTCGGCGGGCTCACCTACGACGAGGTCGGCCAATCGCTCGGCATCCCCGCGGGCACGGCCGGATCCCGGCTCAGCAGGGCCCGCGCCAAGCTTCGTACCGCATTCGACCAGGAGACCAACCATGGATGA
- a CDS encoding CU044_5270 family protein, with amino-acid sequence MDEDLQAVATLLDTAEPTTEVIDDGRRRLQRATLRRPRPGRWAMGVGATAVVAAGAVVAVAVTSGPSAPTGGSTTGGPRTPATSTVSGGQNVLLAAATTAADTPDATGTYWHVKLTYGSGSADETWRSRDGRLWVRGDKTHGTVVALPMKTPMRLAGTAISVPELRSLPQNATALRAWITKAVEHNAADGSVRTSGGKLSAAQRSELVVDSLTSLVSQLPAPERVRAAAFRVLATRPGVRDLGRVDGGRAISFPAGDHTARLVIDPKTARVRGTNFVVTADGTEVWLSASRAATVTGEWTDTLPR; translated from the coding sequence ATGGATGAGGATCTGCAGGCAGTCGCCACCCTGCTGGACACGGCGGAACCGACCACCGAGGTCATCGACGACGGGCGCCGGCGACTGCAGCGGGCCACGCTGCGCCGGCCGCGCCCCGGTCGCTGGGCGATGGGGGTGGGTGCCACCGCGGTCGTCGCCGCCGGCGCCGTCGTGGCCGTCGCGGTCACGAGCGGGCCGTCCGCGCCGACCGGAGGCAGCACGACCGGTGGGCCGCGTACGCCGGCGACCAGCACCGTGTCGGGCGGGCAGAACGTGCTGCTCGCCGCCGCCACGACCGCCGCCGACACGCCCGACGCCACCGGCACGTACTGGCACGTGAAGTTGACGTACGGCTCCGGCTCGGCCGACGAGACGTGGCGCAGCCGGGACGGCCGCCTCTGGGTGCGCGGCGACAAGACCCACGGCACGGTCGTCGCGCTGCCCATGAAGACCCCGATGCGGCTGGCCGGCACCGCGATCAGCGTGCCGGAACTCCGGTCGCTGCCACAGAACGCGACCGCGCTCCGGGCCTGGATCACCAAGGCGGTCGAGCACAACGCCGCGGACGGCTCGGTGCGCACCAGCGGCGGGAAGCTCAGCGCCGCGCAGCGCAGCGAGCTGGTCGTCGACTCGCTGACGAGCCTGGTGTCGCAGTTGCCCGCGCCGGAACGGGTCCGGGCGGCCGCCTTCCGGGTCCTGGCGACCCGCCCCGGGGTGCGCGACCTCGGTCGCGTCGACGGCGGCCGGGCGATCTCGTTCCCGGCCGGGGACCACACCGCACGGCTGGTGATCGACCCGAAGACCGCCCGGGTACGGGGGACGAACTTCGTCGTCACCGCCGACGGCACCGAGGTGTGGCTGTCGGCGAGCCGTGCGGCGACCGTCACCGGCGAGTGGACCGACACGCTGCCGCGCTGA
- the mfd gene encoding transcription-repair coupling factor → MKLAGLLTAALADPALARARDTAREGGAAAQRLDLTAPPALRPFVVAAIAADAAAGAGRPVLAVTATEREADDLAEALRSLLPPDEVVSYPAWETLPHERLSPRSDTVARRLSILRRLAHPVAGEPAQGPVRVVCSAVRSVLQPQLRGLGDLEPVRLASGDTADLEQVARRLTDLAYSRVDMVGGRGEFAVRGGILDVFPPTEEHPLRVEFWGDEVDEIRPFAVADQRSFEPTGEKPVVLAPPCRELLLTPEVRARAAALAADHPGLAEMCEKLAEGIPVEGMESLTPALVGGDNLELLVDGMPTGTVVLACDPERIRSRAHDLVSTSAEFLAASWAAAAAGGAEPIDLGAAAFHSLADVRGRADELGMPWWSLSPFGTVEAESAPSSIEAELAEIDPELASAVDDVVPDDAVALGAQPAPLYHGDGAALLGDVRRWAADGYAVALVFEGHGPAQRTVELLHEADQGAMLVEAIAEPPEPQSILVGCGGLDRGFVDETGKIVVITGNDITGGKGASTKDMRRMPSRRRKNAIDPLELKPGDYVVHEQHGIAKYLDMVRRTINGAEREYLVLEYAPSKRNQPGDQLFVPTDQLDQLTRYVGGEHPTLSKMGGADWQKTKSRARKAVKEIAAELIRLYAARQNSPGHAFGPDTPWQRELEDAFPFRETPDQLEAIDEVKADMRKQYPMDRLICGDVGYGKTEIAVRAAFKAVQDGKQVAVLVPTTLLAQQHYNTFTERMAQFPVNIRTLSRFNTAIETEQTLTGIADGSADIVLGTHRLLSSQTRFKQLGLVIVDEEQRFGVEHKEYLKQLRTHVDVLTMSATPIPRTLEMAVTGIREMSVIATPPEERHPVLTFVGAYADKQVAAAVRRELLRDGQVFYLHNRVESIEKAARRIRELVPEARVAVAHGQMGEERLEKIMLDFWNREIDVLVCTTIVESGIDIPNANTLIVERADILGLSQLHQIRGRVGRGRERAYAYFLYPGEKPLTEQAHERLATIAQHTELGAGMFVAMKDLEIRGAGNLLGGQQSGHIEGVGFDLYVRMVGEAVQAFKGEAPEEIAEVKVDLPVDAHLPHDYISVERLRLEMYRKLAEVRDEAALDEVRAELSDRYGEIPTPVENLLQVANFRLLARRYGLTDVSLQGRHVRFSPMPLPDSKQLRLKRFYPDATFKSTVDMVSVNRPTTRRVGGEPMRDLPLLNWCAELITTILDAPAPAKTG, encoded by the coding sequence ATGAAGCTCGCCGGCCTGCTGACCGCTGCCCTCGCCGACCCGGCGCTCGCTCGCGCCCGCGACACCGCCCGCGAAGGCGGCGCGGCCGCGCAGCGGTTGGACCTGACCGCACCGCCGGCGCTGCGGCCGTTCGTGGTCGCCGCGATCGCCGCCGACGCGGCGGCCGGCGCCGGCCGCCCGGTGCTCGCGGTCACCGCCACCGAGCGGGAGGCCGACGACCTGGCCGAGGCGCTGCGCTCGCTGTTGCCGCCGGACGAGGTCGTGTCCTACCCGGCCTGGGAGACGCTGCCGCACGAGCGGCTCTCGCCGCGCTCGGACACGGTGGCCCGGCGGCTGTCCATCCTGCGCCGGCTGGCGCACCCGGTCGCCGGCGAGCCGGCGCAGGGTCCGGTCCGGGTGGTCTGCTCGGCGGTGCGCAGCGTGCTGCAGCCGCAGTTGCGCGGGCTCGGCGACCTGGAACCGGTGCGGCTCGCCTCCGGCGACACCGCGGACCTGGAGCAGGTCGCGCGGCGGCTGACCGACCTGGCGTACAGCCGGGTCGACATGGTCGGCGGGCGCGGCGAGTTCGCGGTGCGCGGCGGGATTCTCGACGTGTTCCCGCCGACCGAGGAGCACCCGCTGCGGGTCGAGTTCTGGGGCGACGAGGTGGACGAGATCCGCCCGTTCGCGGTGGCCGACCAGCGCTCGTTCGAGCCGACCGGGGAGAAGCCGGTCGTGCTCGCGCCGCCGTGCCGCGAGCTGCTGCTCACCCCGGAGGTACGGGCACGAGCGGCGGCGCTGGCCGCCGACCACCCGGGCCTGGCGGAGATGTGCGAGAAGCTCGCCGAGGGCATCCCGGTGGAGGGCATGGAGTCGCTGACCCCGGCGCTGGTCGGCGGCGACAACCTGGAGCTGCTGGTCGACGGCATGCCGACCGGTACGGTCGTGCTCGCCTGCGATCCGGAGCGGATCCGCTCGCGGGCACACGATCTGGTGTCCACCTCGGCGGAGTTCCTCGCCGCCAGCTGGGCCGCCGCGGCGGCCGGTGGCGCCGAGCCGATCGACCTCGGCGCGGCCGCCTTCCACTCCCTTGCCGACGTGCGCGGGCGTGCCGACGAGCTGGGCATGCCGTGGTGGAGCCTCAGCCCGTTCGGCACCGTGGAGGCGGAGTCGGCGCCCTCCTCGATCGAGGCCGAACTCGCCGAGATCGACCCCGAACTGGCGTCCGCCGTGGACGACGTGGTGCCGGACGACGCGGTCGCGCTCGGCGCGCAGCCCGCCCCGCTGTACCACGGGGACGGTGCCGCGTTGCTCGGCGACGTGCGCCGCTGGGCCGCCGACGGGTACGCGGTCGCGCTGGTGTTCGAGGGCCACGGGCCGGCGCAGCGCACGGTCGAGCTGCTGCACGAGGCCGACCAGGGCGCCATGCTGGTCGAGGCGATCGCCGAGCCGCCGGAACCGCAGTCGATCCTGGTCGGCTGCGGCGGGCTGGACCGCGGCTTCGTCGACGAGACCGGCAAGATCGTGGTGATCACCGGTAACGACATCACCGGCGGCAAGGGCGCGTCCACCAAGGACATGCGCCGGATGCCGAGCCGCCGGCGGAAGAACGCGATCGATCCGCTGGAGCTCAAGCCCGGCGACTACGTGGTGCACGAGCAGCACGGCATCGCGAAGTACCTGGACATGGTGCGCCGCACGATCAACGGCGCCGAGCGCGAATACCTGGTGCTGGAGTACGCGCCGAGCAAGCGCAACCAGCCCGGTGACCAGCTGTTCGTGCCGACCGACCAGCTCGACCAGCTCACCCGCTACGTCGGCGGCGAGCACCCGACGCTGTCCAAGATGGGCGGCGCCGACTGGCAGAAGACCAAGTCCCGGGCCCGCAAGGCGGTCAAGGAGATCGCCGCCGAGCTGATCCGGTTGTACGCGGCGCGGCAGAACTCGCCCGGCCACGCGTTCGGCCCGGACACCCCGTGGCAGCGCGAGCTGGAGGACGCGTTCCCGTTCCGGGAGACGCCGGACCAGCTGGAGGCCATCGACGAGGTCAAGGCCGACATGCGCAAGCAGTACCCGATGGACCGGCTGATCTGCGGCGACGTCGGGTACGGCAAGACCGAGATCGCCGTGCGGGCGGCGTTCAAGGCGGTGCAGGACGGCAAGCAGGTTGCGGTGCTGGTGCCGACGACGCTGCTGGCCCAGCAGCACTACAACACGTTCACCGAGCGGATGGCGCAGTTCCCGGTGAACATCCGCACCCTGTCCCGGTTCAACACGGCGATCGAGACCGAGCAGACCCTGACCGGCATCGCCGACGGCAGCGCCGACATCGTCCTGGGCACCCACCGGCTGCTGTCCTCGCAGACCCGGTTCAAGCAGCTGGGCCTGGTCATCGTCGACGAGGAGCAGCGGTTCGGCGTCGAGCACAAGGAATACCTCAAGCAGCTGCGTACCCACGTCGACGTGCTGACGATGTCGGCCACGCCGATCCCGCGGACCCTGGAGATGGCGGTGACCGGCATCCGGGAGATGTCGGTGATCGCCACCCCGCCGGAGGAGCGGCACCCGGTGCTCACCTTCGTCGGGGCGTACGCCGACAAGCAGGTCGCCGCCGCGGTCCGGCGCGAGCTGCTGCGCGACGGCCAGGTGTTCTACCTGCACAACCGGGTCGAGTCGATCGAGAAGGCGGCCCGCCGGATCCGCGAACTGGTACCAGAAGCGCGGGTCGCGGTGGCGCACGGCCAGATGGGCGAGGAGCGCCTGGAAAAGATCATGCTCGACTTCTGGAACCGCGAGATCGACGTGCTGGTCTGCACCACGATCGTCGAGTCGGGCATCGACATCCCGAACGCGAACACGCTGATCGTGGAGCGCGCCGACATCCTCGGCCTGTCCCAGCTGCACCAGATCCGCGGCCGGGTGGGCCGCGGCCGGGAACGCGCCTACGCCTACTTCCTCTACCCGGGCGAGAAGCCGCTGACCGAGCAGGCGCACGAGCGGCTCGCCACCATCGCGCAGCACACCGAGCTCGGCGCCGGCATGTTCGTGGCGATGAAGGACCTGGAGATCCGCGGCGCCGGCAACCTGCTGGGCGGCCAGCAGTCCGGGCACATCGAGGGCGTCGGCTTCGACCTGTACGTGCGGATGGTCGGCGAGGCGGTGCAGGCGTTCAAGGGCGAGGCGCCGGAGGAGATCGCGGAGGTGAAGGTCGACCTGCCGGTCGACGCGCACCTGCCGCACGACTACATCTCGGTCGAGCGGCTACGCCTGGAGATGTACCGCAAGCTCGCCGAGGTACGCGACGAGGCGGCGCTGGACGAGGTCCGCGCCGAGCTTTCCGACCGGTACGGGGAGATCCCGACCCCGGTGGAGAACCTGCTCCAGGTGGCCAACTTCCGGCTGCTCGCCCGGCGGTACGGGTTGACCGACGTGTCGCTGCAGGGCCGGCACGTCCGGTTCAGCCCGATGCCGCTGCCCGACTCGAAGCAGTTGCGGCTCAAGCGGTTCTACCCGGACGCGACCTTCAAGTCCACTGTGGACATGGTCAGCGTGAACCGGCCGACGACCCGCCGGGTCGGCGGCGAGCCGATGCGTGACCTGCCGCTGCTCAACTGGTGCGCCGAGCTGATCACCACCATCCTGGACGCCCCCGCCCCGGCGAAGACGGGCTGA
- a CDS encoding TetR/AcrR family transcriptional regulator: protein MPTDRTPPHGTPAHGRPADAAAAHGTSSDGARSDGTPAHGPGTPADATPAEGVPGGGAGARRRGRPRKDEPALTERVVLDAGVRLMVRDGLDAVTMRGLAAELGVRAASLYRYVRNKDELLDALADELFAGIDLTRYAQDDWRAALTAMAAALRRHLLARRDSARLIAGRFTTGPNALRNIEALLAVLRGAGLSDHDAAFATYTYVTWLFGFVAAEQNRLSAEVAAGMAPREYLDRLAGRLRAMPPDRYPHVVALAGELTAPDLAARFDFALARLLAGIDVLRTTADPR from the coding sequence ATGCCAACCGACCGGACGCCGCCCCACGGGACACCGGCCCACGGAAGGCCCGCCGACGCGGCAGCGGCGCACGGCACGTCGAGTGACGGGGCCCGCTCCGACGGGACGCCCGCCCACGGGCCCGGGACGCCCGCCGACGCGACGCCGGCCGAGGGGGTGCCCGGCGGCGGGGCCGGAGCGAGGCGGCGCGGTCGGCCGCGCAAGGACGAGCCGGCGCTGACCGAGCGGGTCGTCCTCGACGCCGGGGTGCGGCTGATGGTCCGCGACGGACTCGACGCGGTGACCATGCGCGGCCTCGCGGCCGAGCTCGGGGTGCGTGCCGCGTCGCTCTACCGGTACGTGCGGAACAAGGACGAACTGCTCGACGCGCTCGCCGACGAACTGTTCGCCGGAATCGACCTGACCCGGTACGCGCAGGACGACTGGCGCGCCGCGCTGACCGCGATGGCCGCCGCGCTGCGCCGGCACCTGCTCGCCCGGCGCGACTCCGCCCGGCTGATCGCCGGCCGGTTCACCACCGGGCCGAACGCGCTGCGCAACATCGAGGCGCTGCTGGCGGTGCTGCGCGGCGCCGGGTTGTCCGACCACGACGCCGCGTTCGCCACGTACACGTACGTGACCTGGCTGTTCGGCTTCGTCGCCGCGGAGCAGAACCGGCTGTCCGCCGAGGTCGCCGCCGGGATGGCGCCCCGCGAGTACCTGGACCGGCTCGCCGGCCGGCTGCGCGCGATGCCGCCCGACCGGTACCCGCATGTCGTCGCGCTGGCCGGCGAGCTGACCGCGCCGGACCTCGCGGCCCGGTTCGACTTCGCGCTGGCGCGGCTGCTCGCCGGCATCGACGTCCTCCGCACCACTGCCGATCCCCGTTGA